From the Bacteroidia bacterium genome, one window contains:
- a CDS encoding endonuclease NucS, whose amino-acid sequence MKKYYFLKLGKQHTHAAECFAEDFIGIDMGIRQNVSADLSDDWYGFNEKYRPVFLASHPDHTKVGAGLACGAIWTLGKGIHEGNIVLCNDWEGNYQFAEVTGSYEYVADAVLPHRRRVQWIGQAITKDDMSEALRKPVSFPGTICDITQHQDEIERLLAGLSAPTLSINDETVLDPAAFAMERHLEDFLVQNWAQTELGRDYNIFEQDGALVGQQYPTDTGPLDILAIRKDKSELLVVELKKGRASDVVVGQVLRYMGFVQEELAETGQSVRGAIIALEDDKRIRRALAVTRNIDFYRYQVSFKLVKG is encoded by the coding sequence ATGAAGAAGTACTACTTCCTGAAACTCGGCAAGCAGCACACCCACGCAGCAGAATGCTTCGCCGAGGACTTTATTGGCATCGATATGGGTATACGGCAGAATGTGTCGGCCGATCTGTCAGATGACTGGTACGGCTTCAATGAGAAGTATCGCCCTGTATTTCTTGCATCCCACCCCGACCATACCAAGGTAGGTGCAGGGCTTGCATGCGGGGCGATTTGGACGCTGGGAAAGGGGATTCATGAAGGTAACATTGTCCTGTGCAATGACTGGGAGGGCAACTACCAATTCGCTGAAGTGACGGGCTCGTATGAGTACGTCGCCGATGCAGTCCTTCCGCACCGGCGGCGGGTTCAGTGGATTGGTCAGGCCATCACCAAGGATGACATGAGCGAGGCTCTCCGTAAGCCCGTCAGTTTCCCCGGCACTATCTGTGACATCACGCAACATCAGGATGAGATTGAGAGGCTGCTTGCAGGACTCAGTGCGCCAACCTTATCAATAAATGACGAGACCGTTCTGGACCCTGCGGCGTTTGCGATGGAACGGCATCTGGAAGACTTCCTCGTACAGAATTGGGCCCAGACGGAACTTGGGAGAGATTACAACATTTTCGAACAGGATGGGGCCCTGGTTGGTCAGCAGTACCCAACTGATACTGGTCCGCTTGACATCCTTGCCATCAGGAAGGACAAGTCCGAACTTCTGGTAGTCGAGCTCAAGAAAGGCCGCGCCAGCGATGTCGTTGTGGGGCAGGTCCTTCGCTATATGGGATTCGTGCAGGAAGAACTCGCGGAGACCGGGCAGTCTGTCCGCGGTGCCATTATTGCTCTTGAAGACGATAAGCGTATTCGCCGTGCGCTTGCGGTCACACGGAACATCGATTTCTATCGCTATCAGGTGAGCTTCAAACTGGTGAAGGGTTAG
- a CDS encoding DUF262 domain-containing protein, producing the protein MKISTILDHIDNGHMALPEFQRGYVWNRDQVRSLFDSLYRRHPVGGLLVWATESMTATHRGDGPLAPGVVKLLLDGQQRMTSLYGVVRGTAPKFFDGNSQAFTGLRFHLETETFAFYQPVKMQDDPLWIDVTHLMKKGMIGLGEYVTRLNMLPDLSPKVGGYVARLSRLLGVTDIELHVEEVTGADKTLDVVVDIFNRVNSGGTKLSKGDLALAKICADWPEARDTMKVKLKEWAQVDYHFNLDWLLRSVNTVLTGEAKFQYLHGRSAHEIQDGLKRAIKHIDTNLNLIGGRLGLDHDQVFFGRFGVPVMVRYLDKRNGPMGENERDKLLFWFVQAGMWGRFSGSTESFIDQDLATLEGPDGGLDKLLDQLRLWHGGLRVEPGHFTGWSLGARFYPVLYMLTRMGQARDWGTGLTLKASLLGKMSKLEVHHIFPKAGLYKHGYKRPEVNALGNFCFLTKDTNLNISDRLPEDYFPKIEEAHPGALASQWIPIDPVLWKITNFRDFLEARKSLLAAEVNMRMEELLHGDKRWLEGPAVPVQSVVDVIGGISSEEEEAQLGELNIWMEDRGLPPGFMAYDYADPDTGEQKAIFDLAWPNGIQEELTEPVAVLLNEGSETLAIANQARFRCFITVADFKLYVQTEVLMEELIA; encoded by the coding sequence ATGAAGATTTCTACAATACTCGACCACATTGATAATGGACACATGGCTTTGCCAGAGTTTCAGCGCGGGTACGTCTGGAACCGGGATCAGGTGAGAAGCCTGTTCGACTCACTCTATCGCCGCCATCCCGTGGGTGGATTGCTCGTGTGGGCAACAGAATCCATGACTGCCACGCATCGCGGCGATGGACCCTTGGCTCCCGGTGTTGTGAAGTTGCTGCTTGACGGCCAACAAAGGATGACCTCGCTATATGGCGTCGTCAGAGGGACGGCACCGAAATTTTTTGATGGCAACTCGCAGGCGTTCACCGGGCTCCGATTCCATCTTGAAACGGAAACGTTCGCTTTTTATCAACCCGTGAAAATGCAGGACGATCCTCTTTGGATCGATGTCACACATCTGATGAAAAAAGGGATGATCGGACTTGGGGAGTATGTAACGCGCCTCAATATGCTGCCGGACCTTTCTCCAAAGGTGGGTGGTTACGTAGCACGACTCAGCCGTTTGCTCGGGGTGACCGACATCGAGCTGCATGTTGAAGAAGTGACCGGAGCTGATAAAACATTGGATGTGGTGGTTGATATTTTTAACCGGGTAAACAGCGGCGGAACCAAGCTCTCCAAGGGTGATCTTGCGTTGGCGAAAATTTGCGCTGATTGGCCGGAGGCGCGCGATACCATGAAGGTTAAACTCAAAGAGTGGGCCCAGGTCGATTACCATTTCAATCTTGACTGGCTCTTGCGTTCGGTGAATACGGTGCTGACTGGTGAGGCAAAGTTCCAGTATCTGCACGGCAGGAGCGCTCATGAGATTCAGGATGGTCTAAAACGAGCAATCAAGCATATCGACACGAATTTGAACCTGATCGGTGGACGGTTGGGACTTGATCATGATCAGGTGTTTTTTGGGCGCTTCGGTGTGCCGGTTATGGTCCGCTACCTCGACAAACGAAACGGACCAATGGGCGAGAATGAGCGGGACAAGCTGTTGTTCTGGTTCGTGCAGGCGGGTATGTGGGGTCGTTTCTCGGGTTCCACCGAGTCGTTTATTGATCAGGATCTTGCGACGCTTGAAGGTCCAGATGGCGGGTTGGACAAGTTGCTGGATCAGCTTAGACTTTGGCACGGTGGACTGAGGGTGGAACCTGGGCATTTCACCGGTTGGAGCCTCGGCGCGCGTTTCTATCCAGTGCTGTATATGCTGACGCGTATGGGGCAGGCCCGCGATTGGGGCACAGGCTTGACGCTTAAGGCCAGTCTGCTCGGAAAGATGAGCAAGCTGGAAGTACATCATATCTTTCCCAAGGCTGGACTTTATAAACACGGCTACAAGCGTCCGGAGGTCAATGCATTGGGTAATTTCTGTTTCCTGACCAAAGACACCAATCTCAATATCAGTGATAGACTTCCGGAGGATTACTTCCCGAAGATAGAGGAGGCTCACCCCGGCGCACTTGCGTCGCAGTGGATCCCAATTGACCCTGTGTTATGGAAAATCACGAATTTTCGAGACTTCCTCGAAGCCCGGAAATCGTTGCTTGCAGCTGAAGTCAACATGCGTATGGAAGAACTGTTGCATGGTGACAAACGCTGGCTTGAAGGTCCTGCTGTCCCGGTTCAATCGGTGGTGGACGTTATTGGTGGTATCAGCAGCGAGGAAGAGGAGGCGCAGCTCGGAGAGCTGAACATCTGGATGGAAGACAGAGGCCTGCCGCCTGGCTTTATGGCGTACGACTATGCAGATCCCGACACGGGCGAGCAGAAAGCGATATTTGATTTGGCGTGGCCTAACGGAATCCAAGAGGAACTCACTGAACCAGTCGCTGTGCTGTTGAATGAAGGCTCCGAGACGCTCGCAATCGCGAATCAGGCCAGGTTCCGCTGTTTCATTACCGTTGCGGATTTCAAACTCTACGTGCAGACAGAGGTTTTAATGGAGGAGTTGATTGCGTGA
- a CDS encoding nucleotide-binding protein: MSKYATIKCWSLTDAVTDPKIITVKEPSLLLIKKSILKLGYRAFAINEREAIEKQAWYPDFLLGNEVRFYIDGSGVYRLVNCDLTESELYFERLNIPIGHKPWVFYSWQSDYNSSRSAIDEAIKEAINEINKTLNPRQELEIVSATRPEDGAKDIVDAIQDNLNKCMLAVFDITNIAQVVRKPEVKGDADKPKDEAKCYPNPNVVFELSYALAHKNPAQIVLVKKGRKKELKDDRVPFDFEHNRRLDYEKPADLKQKLKGIIVQYFRSVNYIAAE, from the coding sequence ATGTCAAAATATGCAACCATCAAATGCTGGAGCCTTACGGATGCCGTTACCGATCCAAAGATTATTACTGTGAAGGAACCATCACTCCTGCTCATAAAAAAGAGCATCCTGAAACTTGGATATCGCGCATTCGCGATAAACGAAAGGGAAGCCATTGAGAAACAGGCTTGGTACCCTGATTTTTTATTGGGTAATGAAGTCAGATTCTACATCGATGGCAGCGGTGTGTATCGGTTGGTCAACTGCGATCTGACGGAAAGCGAATTATACTTCGAACGACTAAACATCCCTATCGGTCACAAGCCTTGGGTGTTCTACAGTTGGCAATCAGATTACAACTCATCGAGGTCAGCAATTGACGAAGCCATTAAAGAGGCCATTAATGAAATCAATAAAACATTAAACCCTCGTCAGGAACTTGAGATAGTTTCTGCCACTCGACCAGAAGACGGCGCGAAGGACATCGTGGACGCCATTCAAGATAATCTGAATAAGTGTATGCTTGCCGTCTTTGACATTACCAACATCGCACAGGTGGTACGTAAACCGGAGGTGAAGGGAGATGCTGATAAGCCAAAGGATGAAGCCAAATGCTACCCGAACCCGAATGTGGTCTTTGAACTGAGTTACGCCTTAGCCCACAAAAATCCTGCCCAGATCGTCCTGGTGAAGAAGGGACGCAAGAAAGAGCTTAAAGACGACCGAGTGCCGTTCGATTTCGAGCACAACCGCCGACTTGATTATGAGAAGCCGGCGGATCTGAAGCAAAAATTGAAAGGAATCATAGTTCAGTATTTTCGCAGCGTGAACTACATCGCAGCCGAATGA